A region of Streptomyces sp. R44 DNA encodes the following proteins:
- a CDS encoding tyrosine-type recombinase/integrase, with protein sequence MASQRKRNPNGAGTITQRKDGRYQAAVYVLQPDGTTARKFAYGKTWAECDTKRRALLDAVDNGVPVPTRSMKLAEWLPYWLDNIVKPRRKRTTAAKYEVHLRLYLVPMLGTKRLQSLSVADVRRFLVQLEKKTSAATAKESHRVLRTALTAACREELVSRNVATLVEPPTVAARELSPWSLDETLDFLAAARKDPLYAAFVLAIALGFRRGEVVGLRWENVDLDKREIRVRTQRQRVAGEVYEDDPKGRRRKQTLPLPAICVAPLRWQRLKQAAARERAGEKWTETGYVFTTRTGQPIEPRNLYRSFTRVAKNADLRVVRLHDARHGTATLLTAAGVPPRVVMEILGHSQIAVTMNVCTHVVQDTQREAVSHMDRLLRSRPRS encoded by the coding sequence ATGGCCAGCCAGCGCAAGCGCAATCCCAACGGGGCCGGCACCATCACCCAGCGGAAGGACGGCCGCTATCAGGCCGCCGTCTACGTCCTCCAGCCCGACGGCACGACGGCCCGCAAGTTCGCCTACGGCAAGACCTGGGCGGAGTGCGACACCAAGCGCCGCGCACTCCTCGACGCAGTCGACAACGGTGTCCCCGTCCCCACCCGCTCGATGAAGCTCGCCGAGTGGCTCCCGTACTGGCTCGACAACATCGTCAAGCCACGCCGGAAGCGGACCACCGCCGCCAAGTACGAGGTGCACCTCCGGCTCTACCTCGTGCCGATGCTCGGCACCAAGCGGCTGCAGTCCCTCAGCGTCGCCGACGTACGGCGCTTCCTCGTCCAGCTGGAAAAGAAGACCAGCGCCGCCACGGCCAAGGAGTCCCATCGCGTTCTGCGCACCGCCCTCACTGCGGCCTGCCGTGAGGAGTTGGTGAGCCGGAACGTCGCGACGCTCGTCGAGCCGCCCACCGTCGCCGCCCGGGAGCTCTCGCCCTGGTCGCTCGACGAGACGCTGGACTTCCTCGCCGCCGCCCGGAAGGACCCGCTGTACGCCGCCTTCGTGCTCGCCATCGCCCTCGGCTTCCGCCGCGGTGAGGTCGTCGGCCTCCGTTGGGAGAACGTGGACCTCGACAAGAGGGAGATCCGGGTCAGAACTCAGCGTCAGCGGGTCGCCGGGGAGGTGTACGAGGACGATCCCAAGGGGCGCCGGCGCAAGCAGACGCTTCCGCTCCCTGCGATCTGCGTCGCTCCTCTGCGGTGGCAGCGGCTCAAGCAGGCCGCCGCCCGCGAGCGCGCTGGAGAAAAGTGGACGGAGACCGGGTACGTCTTCACCACCCGCACCGGGCAGCCCATCGAGCCGCGCAACCTCTACCGCTCGTTCACGCGCGTCGCGAAGAACGCCGACCTCCGTGTCGTCCGGCTGCACGATGCCCGGCACGGTACGGCGACGCTCCTCACCGCCGCCGGCGTCCCACCCCGCGTCGTCATGGAGATCCTCGGCCACAGCCAGATCGCCGTGACCATGAACGTCTGCACCCATGTCGTCCAGGACACCCAGCGTGAAGCCGTGAGTCACATGGACCGGCTGCTCAGGAGTCGTCCCCGGTCTTAG
- a CDS encoding DUF4097 family beta strand repeat-containing protein, producing the protein MAVGRRFRVLLASGVAVIALAGCGGAGAEGAPVERRTFAFDGDVLTVDSDDSDLVITPADVDGVRVERQVDGWVVMGSGPEASWKLEDGRLTLRVDCDAVAASCSAVHRIQVPRGVAVSVEDGNGDVTAEGFTTPLKVRSDDGDVRVRRVSGGLDLGSQDGDVSVDGSVTSPSVLVRADDGDVHVTLDAVPLDVDVVTEDGDVALAVPQGAYEASGASDDGDVRIEVPLREGSGHVVRLRSDDGDVVARTVN; encoded by the coding sequence ATGGCCGTAGGTCGCCGGTTCCGTGTGCTGCTCGCCTCCGGGGTCGCCGTGATCGCGCTCGCCGGGTGTGGGGGTGCCGGTGCCGAGGGGGCGCCGGTGGAGCGGAGGACGTTCGCGTTCGACGGGGACGTGCTCACCGTCGACTCGGACGATTCCGATCTGGTGATCACGCCCGCCGACGTCGACGGCGTGCGGGTGGAGCGGCAGGTCGACGGGTGGGTGGTCATGGGGTCCGGGCCCGAGGCGAGCTGGAAGCTGGAGGACGGGAGGCTCACCTTGAGGGTGGACTGCGACGCCGTCGCCGCCAGCTGCTCTGCCGTCCACCGGATCCAGGTGCCCCGCGGGGTCGCCGTCAGCGTCGAGGACGGCAACGGGGACGTCACCGCCGAGGGCTTCACCACGCCCCTCAAGGTGCGGTCCGACGACGGGGACGTCCGCGTGCGGAGGGTGAGTGGGGGGCTTGATCTCGGGAGTCAGGACGGGGATGTCAGCGTTGACGGTTCCGTCACTTCTCCTTCTGTCCTCGTGCGGGCCGACGACGGGGATGTGCACGTCACCCTCGACGCCGTTCCCCTCGACGTCGACGTCGTCACCGAGGACGGTGACGTCGCCCTGGCCGTGCCGCAGGGCGCGTACGAGGCGTCCGGCGCCAGTGACGACGGGGATGTTCGTATCGAGGTGCCTCTGCGTGAGGGCAGCGGGCACGTCGTCCGTCTGCGCAGTGACGACGGAGATGTCGTAGCGCGCACGGTGAACTGA
- a CDS encoding zinc ribbon domain-containing protein: protein MPRYEYRCRTCGDTFELSRPMAESSAPASCPAGHDDTVKLLSAVAVGGSSSAAPAQGGGGGCCGGGCCG from the coding sequence ATGCCTCGTTACGAATACCGCTGCCGCACCTGCGGCGACACCTTCGAGCTCAGCCGTCCCATGGCCGAGTCCTCCGCCCCCGCCTCCTGCCCCGCCGGGCACGACGACACCGTGAAGCTGCTCTCGGCCGTCGCCGTCGGCGGAAGCAGCTCCGCCGCCCCCGCGCAGGGCGGTGGCGGCGGCTGCTGCGGCGGGGGTTGCTGCGGCTAG
- a CDS encoding HAD family hydrolase, with protein MVASDLDRTLIYSTAALALGMPDAQAPRLLCVEVHESKPLSYMTEDAADLLARLTAETVFVPTTTRTRKQYQRIQLPGTAPAYAICANGGHILVDGVSDRDWHESVVRRLADECAPLSEIRAYLTATTDLSWVRKHRVAEDLFAYLVVERERLPEDWLDRFGAWAGDRGWTVSLQGRKVYAVPKPLTKSAAVREVARRTGATLTLAAGDSLLDADLLLAADRAWRPGHGELADSDWTAPHLDVLAERGVAAGEEILRRFRAAAAF; from the coding sequence CTGGTCGCGAGCGACCTCGACCGCACCCTCATCTACTCGACCGCGGCCCTCGCCCTCGGCATGCCGGACGCCCAGGCGCCCCGGCTGCTCTGCGTGGAGGTCCACGAGTCCAAGCCGCTCTCGTACATGACCGAGGACGCGGCGGACCTCCTCGCGCGGCTGACCGCGGAGACCGTCTTCGTACCCACGACCACGCGGACGCGTAAGCAGTACCAGCGCATCCAGCTCCCGGGCACGGCACCGGCGTACGCGATCTGCGCCAACGGCGGGCACATCCTCGTCGACGGCGTCTCGGACCGCGACTGGCACGAGTCGGTCGTCCGCAGGCTCGCCGACGAATGCGCGCCGCTCTCCGAGATCCGCGCCTACCTCACCGCGACCACGGACCTGTCCTGGGTGCGCAAGCACCGGGTGGCGGAGGACCTCTTCGCCTATCTGGTCGTCGAGCGGGAGCGGCTCCCCGAGGACTGGCTGGACCGTTTCGGCGCGTGGGCGGGGGACCGCGGCTGGACGGTCTCGCTGCAGGGCCGCAAGGTGTACGCCGTACCGAAGCCGCTCACCAAGAGCGCGGCGGTCCGCGAGGTCGCCCGCCGCACGGGCGCGACGCTCACCCTGGCGGCGGGGGACTCGCTCCTCGACGCGGACCTGCTGCTCGCCGCGGACCGGGCCTGGCGCCCGGGCCACGGCGAACTGGCCGACAGTGACTGGACGGCCCCCCACCTCGACGTCCTCGCGGAGCGAGGGGTGGCGGCGGGGGAGGAGATCCTCCGCCGCTTCAGAGCGGCAGCGGCGTTCTAG
- a CDS encoding phosphoribosyltransferase, whose translation MVWTGTWVAERLGVELIGDEELPDLLGLALRRNPKRAHLLVSSVLGKHVPQRPSVVYGSGLALGRRVRELLGDEEAARSVVLGYAETATALGHAVADGLGLAPYLHSTRRPVAGVARAGGFEESHSHATSHLLLPEDPKLLAGDGPLVLVDDEFSTGNTVLNTIRALHERYPRERYVVVALVDMRSAADLGRLDAFATEIGARVDLMAGATGTVRLPDGVLEKGQALVAEHTVTASTPVPLPRETPVRVELGWPGDLPDGGRHGFTTDHRERLETALPTMAQAITKALHHAPGGGHEGSEALDLQDALQAPKAPGAPESPAQPPAGPPNRPRVLVLGFEELMYAPLRLGTALEDAGHDVRYSTTTRSPVLAVDDPGYAIRTRLVFPAHDDPADGPGERYAYNVAGAGFDAVVLVVDSAADTPALHAPDGLLAQLAAHIPRVVLAVIPSYTPTVSATEAPERSSMLPEPLRGPAFSSYAPEEVGWLLQDLSDVELEAPTEEREEAIQSGGAHYAESLPVEYQPSERYQELFHTALESSAARIARAVGTVTETVLAERSARPVLVSLARAGTPVGVLMRRWAKARHGLDLPHYAVSIVRGRGIDANALRWLAAHHDPADVVFVDGWTGKGAITRELAEALKEFEGFDPEIAVLADPGSCVRTYGTREDFLIPSACLNSTVSGLISRTVLRSDLVGPNDFHGAKFYRELAEADVSEAFLDAVAARFDEVAATVDTDVKELLAADRTPSWEGWAAVERISEEYGIHDVNLVKPGVGETTRVLLRRVPWKILAKRGADADLAHVRLLAEQRGVPVEEVDELPYSCVGLIHPQYTRGATGADGKAVVSQ comes from the coding sequence GTGGTGTGGACCGGAACGTGGGTCGCGGAGCGACTGGGCGTCGAACTGATCGGCGACGAGGAGCTGCCCGACCTGTTGGGCCTCGCACTGCGTCGCAACCCCAAGCGCGCGCACCTGCTGGTCTCCAGCGTGCTCGGCAAGCACGTGCCGCAGCGCCCCTCCGTCGTGTACGGCTCCGGCCTCGCCCTCGGCCGGCGCGTCCGCGAGCTCCTCGGCGACGAGGAGGCCGCCCGGTCCGTCGTCCTCGGCTACGCGGAGACCGCCACCGCCCTCGGGCACGCCGTCGCCGACGGCCTCGGCCTCGCCCCGTACCTCCACTCCACCCGCCGCCCGGTGGCCGGCGTCGCCCGCGCGGGCGGCTTCGAGGAGTCCCACTCCCACGCCACCTCGCACCTCCTGCTGCCGGAGGACCCGAAACTCCTCGCCGGCGACGGACCCCTCGTCCTCGTCGACGACGAGTTCTCCACCGGCAACACCGTCCTCAACACCATCCGCGCCCTGCACGAGCGCTACCCGCGCGAGCGGTACGTCGTGGTGGCCCTCGTCGACATGCGCTCCGCCGCCGACCTCGGCCGCCTGGACGCCTTCGCGACGGAGATCGGCGCCCGCGTCGACCTGATGGCCGGCGCCACGGGCACGGTCCGCCTCCCGGACGGGGTCCTGGAGAAGGGCCAGGCGCTGGTGGCGGAGCACACGGTGACGGCCTCCACCCCCGTACCCCTCCCGCGCGAGACGCCCGTACGGGTGGAACTCGGCTGGCCCGGCGACCTGCCGGACGGCGGGCGGCACGGCTTCACGACCGACCACCGGGAGCGCCTGGAGACGGCGCTTCCCACGATGGCGCAGGCGATCACGAAGGCGCTGCACCACGCGCCGGGAGGGGGCCACGAGGGCTCGGAGGCGCTGGATCTTCAGGACGCCCTGCAGGCCCCGAAGGCCCCAGGGGCCCCGGAATCCCCCGCACAGCCGCCCGCAGGCCCCCCGAACCGGCCCCGCGTGCTCGTCCTCGGCTTCGAGGAGCTGATGTACGCGCCGCTGCGCCTCGGCACCGCCCTGGAGGACGCGGGCCACGACGTGCGCTACTCCACCACCACGCGCTCGCCCGTCCTCGCCGTCGACGACCCCGGCTACGCGATACGCACCCGGCTCGTCTTCCCGGCCCACGACGACCCCGCCGACGGACCCGGCGAGCGCTACGCCTACAACGTCGCGGGCGCCGGCTTCGACGCCGTCGTCCTCGTCGTGGACTCCGCCGCCGACACCCCGGCCCTGCACGCCCCGGACGGCCTGCTCGCGCAGCTCGCCGCGCACATCCCGCGCGTCGTGCTCGCGGTGATCCCGTCCTACACACCCACGGTCTCCGCCACCGAAGCTCCCGAAAGGAGCTCCATGCTGCCCGAGCCCCTCCGCGGCCCCGCCTTCTCCTCGTACGCCCCCGAAGAGGTCGGCTGGCTGCTCCAGGACCTCTCGGACGTCGAACTCGAGGCCCCCACCGAGGAGCGCGAGGAGGCCATCCAGAGCGGCGGCGCCCACTACGCCGAGTCGCTCCCCGTCGAGTACCAGCCCAGCGAGCGCTACCAGGAGCTCTTCCACACGGCCCTGGAGAGCTCCGCCGCCCGCATCGCCCGCGCGGTCGGCACGGTCACCGAGACCGTCCTCGCCGAGCGGTCCGCGCGACCGGTCCTGGTCTCCCTGGCCCGGGCCGGCACCCCCGTCGGCGTCCTCATGCGCCGCTGGGCGAAGGCCCGCCACGGCCTCGACCTCCCGCACTACGCCGTCTCCATCGTGCGCGGCCGGGGCATCGACGCCAACGCGCTGCGCTGGCTGGCCGCCCACCACGACCCGGCCGACGTCGTGTTCGTCGACGGCTGGACGGGGAAGGGCGCCATCACCCGCGAACTCGCGGAAGCGCTCAAGGAGTTCGAGGGCTTCGACCCGGAGATCGCGGTCCTCGCCGACCCCGGCTCCTGCGTCCGCACCTACGGCACCCGCGAGGACTTCCTCATCCCCTCCGCCTGCCTCAACTCCACTGTCTCCGGCCTGATATCGCGTACGGTCCTCCGCTCCGACCTCGTCGGACCGAACGACTTCCACGGCGCGAAGTTCTACCGCGAACTGGCGGAGGCGGACGTCTCCGAGGCCTTCCTGGACGCCGTCGCCGCCCGCTTCGACGAGGTCGCCGCGACCGTCGACACGGACGTCAAGGAGCTCCTGGCCGCCGACCGCACCCCCAGCTGGGAGGGCTGGGCGGCCGTCGAGCGGATCAGCGAGGAGTACGGCATCCACGACGTCAACCTGGTCAAGCCGGGCGTGGGCGAGACCACGCGCGTGCTGCTGCGCCGCGTCCCCTGGAAGATCCTCGCCAAGCGGGGCGCGGACGCCGACCTCGCGCACGTCCGACTGCTGGCGGAACAGCGTGGCGTACCGGTCGAGGAGGTCGACGAACTCCCGTACAGCTGCGTGGGCCTGATCCACCCTCAGTACACGAGGGGCGCGACAGGCGCCGACGGCAAGGCGGTGGTGTCCCAGTGA
- a CDS encoding HpcH/HpaI aldolase/citrate lyase family protein gives MRHFGHIPSAVRTGLFHREPAEFTADSPARTLAVALGATLYSPATRPRLADAVRKQAGRGVVSMVLCLEDSISDAEVEAGEANLVRHFADLAAGSATDADRTAGTRHTADPAAGTRPSADLAAGTRSSADPAAGTRPSAGTVTDADTATELPLLFIRVREPRQITDLVDRLGDSVRLLSGFVLPKFTETRGHAFLEALTQAERTSGRRLFAMPVLESPELLHLETRAETLAGIASITDKYRDRVLALRLGVTDFCSAYGLRRSPDMTAYDIKIVANVIADVVNVLGRSDGTGFTVTGPVWEYFRPGERMFKPQLRRSPFLEGRAEDLRTALIEHDLDGLLREIELDRANGLLGKTCIHPTHVVPVHALSVVSHEEWSDAQDILRPERDGGGVLRSAYTNKMNEVKPHRAWAERTLLRAELFGVAKEDVGFVDLLTAGLAGS, from the coding sequence ATGCGTCATTTCGGGCACATCCCGTCCGCGGTGCGGACCGGGCTGTTCCACCGCGAGCCGGCCGAGTTCACCGCCGACTCGCCCGCCCGCACGCTCGCCGTGGCCCTGGGCGCCACGCTCTACAGCCCGGCCACCCGGCCCCGGCTCGCCGACGCCGTACGCAAACAGGCCGGCCGCGGAGTGGTCTCCATGGTCCTCTGCCTGGAGGACTCCATCAGCGACGCCGAGGTCGAGGCGGGCGAGGCCAACCTCGTCCGACACTTCGCCGACCTCGCCGCGGGGTCCGCGACGGACGCGGACCGCACCGCGGGGACGCGACACACGGCCGACCCCGCCGCGGGGACGCGACCCTCCGCCGACCTCGCCGCCGGGACGCGCTCCTCCGCCGACCCCGCCGCCGGGACGCGCCCCTCCGCAGGGACCGTGACGGACGCCGACACCGCCACGGAACTGCCCCTGCTCTTCATCCGGGTCCGCGAACCGCGCCAGATCACGGACCTCGTCGACCGCCTCGGCGACTCGGTGCGCCTGCTGTCCGGATTCGTACTGCCCAAGTTCACCGAGACCCGCGGCCACGCCTTCCTCGAAGCACTCACCCAGGCCGAGCGGACGAGCGGCAGGCGCCTCTTCGCCATGCCCGTCCTCGAGTCCCCCGAGCTCCTCCACCTGGAGACCCGGGCCGAGACCCTCGCCGGGATCGCCTCGATCACCGACAAGTACCGCGACCGCGTCCTCGCCCTCCGCCTCGGCGTCACCGACTTCTGCTCCGCCTACGGGCTGCGCCGCTCGCCCGACATGACCGCCTACGACATCAAGATCGTCGCGAACGTCATCGCCGACGTCGTCAACGTCCTGGGCCGCTCCGACGGCACCGGCTTCACCGTCACCGGACCCGTCTGGGAGTACTTCAGGCCCGGCGAGCGCATGTTCAAGCCACAGCTGCGCCGCAGCCCCTTCCTGGAGGGCCGCGCCGAGGACCTGCGCACCGCCCTCATCGAGCACGACCTCGACGGCCTGCTCCGCGAGATCGAACTCGACCGGGCCAACGGCCTGCTCGGCAAGACCTGCATCCACCCCACCCACGTGGTGCCGGTGCACGCCCTCTCCGTCGTCAGCCACGAGGAGTGGAGCGACGCCCAGGACATCCTGCGGCCCGAGCGGGACGGCGGCGGAGTGCTCCGCTCCGCCTATACGAACAAGATGAACGAAGTGAAGCCGCATCGCGCGTGGGCCGAGCGCACCCTCCTGCGCGCCGAGCTCTTCGGCGTGGCCAAGGAGGACGTCGGCTTCGTGGATCTGCTCACCGCCGGCCTGGCCGGCAGCTGA
- a CDS encoding TerD family protein codes for MAVMTHAMLKGSNVPLDTAAVRAVLCWTPGPGVPDVDASALLLGPSGRVRSDEDFVFYNQPRHPSGLVRRLPKKRVGDGLTDTVEADLAGLDVSVDRVVIAASSDGGTFRSVSDLRILLYDAVAGPEREPLALFDVTAETGEETAVICGELYRRGDGWKFRAVGQGYPTGLVGLATDFGISVDEDAAQDAAAQGAAQDAAEGAAQGASQAPQGPAGSHDPDLDLTVVHTPVPPQPTVPPMPDRAPAYGYPQQPVNDPAPAYGYPQPVAAAEQNPASEFRMPPMGPQFVS; via the coding sequence ATTGCGGTCATGACGCACGCGATGCTGAAGGGCTCCAACGTCCCTCTCGACACCGCGGCCGTACGGGCCGTGCTCTGCTGGACCCCGGGCCCCGGGGTCCCCGACGTGGACGCCTCCGCCCTGCTCCTGGGGCCGTCCGGGCGCGTGCGGTCCGACGAGGACTTCGTCTTCTACAACCAGCCGCGCCACCCCTCGGGCCTGGTGCGGCGGCTGCCGAAGAAGCGGGTCGGCGACGGTCTGACGGACACCGTGGAGGCCGATCTGGCCGGGCTCGACGTCTCGGTCGACCGGGTGGTGATCGCGGCCTCCTCCGACGGCGGCACCTTCCGGTCCGTCTCCGACCTGCGGATCCTGCTGTACGACGCGGTGGCGGGGCCGGAGCGCGAGCCGCTGGCGCTGTTCGACGTGACGGCGGAGACCGGCGAGGAGACGGCGGTCATCTGCGGCGAGCTGTACCGCCGCGGGGACGGCTGGAAGTTCCGCGCGGTGGGCCAGGGCTATCCGACGGGCCTGGTGGGCCTCGCCACGGACTTCGGCATCTCCGTCGACGAGGACGCCGCCCAGGATGCCGCCGCGCAGGGCGCCGCTCAGGACGCCGCCGAGGGAGCCGCCCAGGGCGCCTCTCAGGCCCCCCAGGGACCGGCCGGCTCGCACGACCCCGATCTCGATCTGACCGTGGTCCACACCCCCGTACCGCCGCAGCCGACCGTGCCGCCCATGCCGGACCGGGCCCCCGCCTACGGATACCCGCAGCAGCCGGTGAACGACCCGGCCCCCGCGTACGGCTACCCCCAGCCGGTGGCCGCCGCCGAGCAGAACCCGGCATCGGAGTTCCGCATGCCGCCGATGGGGCCCCAGTTCGTCTCGTGA
- a CDS encoding Tellurium resistance: MAFWDNLFPGRAAQFDSGSAASNAIDLTKRRPTVSLTQQGAATGNLRVNLSWRMRTSDIEGRSRQSGRLLRNPAQLFKPEVVQAHTQGMVNVDLDLGCLYELTDGSKGVVQPLGGFFGDLNAAPYVKLSGDDRFGGSSGETIFVNLDHRDEIKRLLFFAYIYDQTPAFDRTHAKVTLYPSNGPRIEIELDERAPQARSCAVFSMENVKGQLTVRREVRFVYGFQAELDRLYGWGLQWGRGYKTKA; this comes from the coding sequence ATGGCCTTCTGGGACAACCTGTTTCCGGGCAGGGCGGCGCAGTTCGACTCGGGCAGTGCCGCATCGAACGCGATCGACCTGACGAAACGGCGGCCGACCGTCTCGCTGACCCAGCAGGGCGCCGCCACCGGCAACCTCCGGGTGAACCTCTCCTGGCGGATGCGGACCTCCGACATCGAGGGCCGCTCCCGCCAGAGCGGACGGCTGCTGCGGAACCCCGCCCAGCTCTTCAAGCCCGAGGTCGTCCAGGCCCACACCCAGGGCATGGTCAACGTCGACCTGGACCTGGGCTGTCTCTACGAGCTCACCGACGGCAGCAAGGGCGTCGTGCAGCCGCTCGGAGGCTTCTTCGGCGACCTCAACGCCGCCCCGTACGTGAAGCTGAGCGGCGACGACCGCTTCGGCGGCTCCTCCGGGGAGACGATCTTCGTCAACCTGGACCACCGGGACGAGATCAAGCGCCTGCTGTTCTTCGCGTACATCTACGACCAGACGCCGGCCTTCGACCGTACGCACGCCAAGGTCACGCTCTACCCGAGCAACGGCCCCCGGATCGAGATCGAGCTCGACGAGCGCGCCCCACAGGCCCGCTCCTGCGCGGTCTTCTCCATGGAGAACGTCAAGGGCCAGCTGACCGTCCGCCGCGAGGTGCGATTCGTGTACGGCTTCCAGGCCGAGCTGGACCGGCTGTACGGCTGGGGGCTCCAGTGGGGGCGCGGCTACAAGACCAAGGCCTAG
- a CDS encoding DUF475 domain-containing protein translates to MILKTFGWSFAITVIGLAVAVLYGGWEAFGIVAILCVLEISLSFDNAVVNAGILKKMNAFWQKIFLTIGVIIAVFGMRLVFPVVIVAISAKIGPIEAVDLALNDADRYQELVTDAHPSIAAFGGMFLLMIFLDFIFEDRDIQWLRWIERPLAKLGKVDMLSVCIALVVLLITSMTFATHAHQHGGAHVDKAQTVLISGIAGLITYLVVGGLSGYFENKLEEEEEAEQEAEEEAKRTGKKVSAVQLAGKAAFFMFLYLEVLDASFSFDGVIGAFAITNDIVLMALGLGVGAMYVRSLTVYLVRQGTLDDYVYLEHGAHYAIGALAVVLMITIQYEIPEIVTGGIGVALIGWSFWSSVRRNQRLAAAEGGSGSSGDKTEVPSGV, encoded by the coding sequence GTGATTCTGAAAACCTTCGGCTGGTCGTTCGCGATCACTGTGATCGGCCTGGCCGTGGCGGTGCTCTACGGGGGGTGGGAGGCGTTCGGGATCGTCGCGATCCTGTGCGTCCTCGAGATCTCCCTGTCGTTCGACAACGCGGTGGTCAACGCCGGGATCCTGAAGAAGATGAATGCCTTCTGGCAGAAGATCTTCCTCACGATCGGCGTCATCATCGCCGTCTTCGGCATGCGCCTCGTCTTCCCCGTCGTCATCGTCGCCATCAGCGCGAAGATCGGCCCGATCGAGGCCGTCGATCTCGCGCTGAACGACGCGGACCGCTACCAGGAACTGGTGACCGACGCGCACCCGTCGATCGCCGCCTTCGGTGGCATGTTCCTGCTGATGATCTTCCTCGACTTCATCTTCGAGGACCGTGACATCCAGTGGCTGCGCTGGATCGAGCGCCCGCTGGCGAAGCTCGGCAAGGTCGACATGCTGTCGGTCTGCATCGCGCTCGTCGTCCTGCTCATCACCTCCATGACCTTCGCGACCCACGCCCACCAGCACGGTGGCGCGCACGTCGACAAGGCGCAGACGGTCCTGATCTCCGGCATCGCCGGCCTCATCACGTACCTCGTCGTGGGCGGTCTCTCCGGCTACTTCGAGAACAAGCTGGAGGAGGAAGAGGAGGCCGAGCAGGAGGCCGAGGAAGAGGCCAAGCGCACCGGCAAGAAGGTCTCCGCGGTCCAGCTGGCCGGCAAGGCCGCCTTCTTCATGTTCCTCTACCTGGAGGTCCTCGACGCCTCCTTCTCCTTCGACGGTGTCATCGGCGCCTTCGCCATCACCAACGACATCGTGCTCATGGCGCTCGGCCTGGGCGTCGGCGCCATGTACGTCCGTTCGCTGACGGTCTACCTGGTCCGCCAGGGCACCCTCGACGACTACGTCTACCTGGAGCACGGTGCCCACTACGCGATCGGTGCCCTGGCCGTGGTCCTCATGATCACCATCCAGTACGAGATCCCCGAGATCGTCACCGGCGGCATCGGCGTCGCGCTCATCGGCTGGTCCTTCTGGTCCTCCGTCCGCCGCAACCAGCGGCTAGCGGCGGCCGAGGGCGGCTCCGGCTCCTCGGGCGACAAGACCGAGGTGCCGTCCGGGGTGTGA
- a CDS encoding TerD family protein: MGVTLAKGGNVSLSKAAPNLTQVLVGLGWDARSTTGAPFDLDASALLCQAGRVLGDEYFVFYNQLRSPEGSVEHTGDNLTGEGDGDDESLIVDLTRVPAHCDKIVFPVSIHDADNRGQSFGQVSNAFIRVVNQLDGQELARYDLSEDASTETAMIFGELYRYNGEWKFRAVGQGYASGLRGIALDFGVNVS; the protein is encoded by the coding sequence ATGGGCGTCACGCTCGCCAAGGGAGGCAATGTCTCCCTCTCCAAGGCCGCACCCAACCTCACCCAGGTCCTCGTGGGGCTCGGCTGGGACGCGCGCTCCACCACCGGAGCCCCCTTCGACCTCGACGCCAGCGCGCTGCTGTGCCAGGCCGGACGGGTGCTCGGCGACGAGTACTTCGTCTTCTACAACCAGCTCCGCAGCCCCGAGGGCTCCGTCGAACACACCGGCGACAACCTCACCGGCGAGGGTGACGGGGACGACGAGTCCCTCATCGTGGACCTCACCAGGGTGCCGGCCCACTGCGACAAGATCGTCTTTCCGGTCTCGATCCACGACGCCGACAACCGCGGCCAGAGCTTCGGCCAGGTCAGCAATGCGTTCATCCGCGTCGTGAACCAGCTCGACGGCCAGGAGCTCGCCCGGTACGACCTCTCGGAAGACGCCTCCACGGAGACCGCGATGATCTTCGGAGAGCTCTATCGCTACAACGGCGAATGGAAGTTCCGGGCGGTGGGACAGGGGTATGCGTCCGGGCTCCGGGGCATCGCTCTAGACTTCGGGGTCAACGTTTCGTAA
- a CDS encoding TerD family protein: MGVSLSKGGNVSLTKEAPGLTAVTVGLGWDVRTTTGTDFDLDASAILVSEAGKVRNDQDFVFFNNLKSADGSVEHTGDNLTGEGEGDDEQVKVNLAGVPADVAKIVFPVSIYDAENRQQSFGQVRNAFIRVVNQAGGAEIARYDLSEDASTETAMVFGELYRHGAEWKFRAVGQGYASGLRGIAQDFGVNV, from the coding sequence GTGGGAGTCAGCCTCAGCAAGGGCGGCAACGTCTCGCTGACCAAGGAGGCCCCTGGCCTCACCGCCGTGACCGTCGGTCTGGGCTGGGACGTCCGCACCACCACCGGTACGGACTTCGACCTCGACGCCAGCGCCATCCTGGTGAGCGAGGCCGGCAAGGTGCGCAACGACCAGGACTTCGTCTTCTTCAACAACCTGAAGAGCGCCGACGGTTCCGTCGAGCACACCGGTGACAACCTCACCGGCGAGGGCGAGGGCGACGACGAGCAGGTCAAGGTCAACCTGGCCGGTGTGCCGGCCGACGTGGCCAAGATCGTCTTCCCGGTCTCGATCTACGACGCCGAGAACCGCCAGCAGTCCTTCGGCCAGGTGCGCAACGCGTTCATCCGCGTCGTGAACCAGGCCGGCGGCGCCGAGATCGCCCGGTACGACCTCTCCGAGGACGCCTCGACCGAGACCGCGATGGTCTTCGGTGAGCTGTACCGCCACGGTGCGGAGTGGAAGTTCCGCGCCGTCGGCCAGGGCTACGCCTCGGGGCTGCGCGGCATCGCGCAGGACTTCGGCGTCAACGTCTGA